Proteins found in one Phycodurus eques isolate BA_2022a chromosome 18, UOR_Pequ_1.1, whole genome shotgun sequence genomic segment:
- the LOC133417013 gene encoding inactive serine protease 35-like: protein MGLLELLCLLLYAAVDNASGELLPVLTDRNTELLTKPLFRGPTADAKGEEVKKLCGIECQTGLPPLNPSDQERILGYETMYDNGTCTRTDVRLRGLNTTGPAPYVSLPTRRKRQVYGADGRFVISDWQFITSYPFATAVRLSTGCSGVLVSPKHVLTAANCVHDGRYYLENVKGLKVGVLQLKNKRGRRRRRRLQRAARKIKQQKGEPLEDGEKNRIDGELARDGKTWGVGVRRPRRQPGFRWIRVKQTRIPQGWIRSENSTASLAADYDYALLELRRAVKLKKFMEIGVAPRTFHPPRIHFSGYDHDKSLLATLGGEKVVYRFCSVEKESDDLMYQRCDARPGATGAGVYVRLRREDGREGGKGKWQRRVIAVFSGHRWVEVGDGEQREFNVAVRITPAKYAQMCHWIHGDASHCKTL from the coding sequence ATGGGCCTCCTGGAGCTCCTTTGTCTCCTGCTCTATGCGGCCGTCGACAATGCCAGCGGCGAGCTGCTCCCGGTGCTGACGGACCGAAACACAGAGCTTCTAACGAAACCTTTGTTCAGAGGACCAACGGCGGATGCGAAGGGAGAGGAGGTGAAGAAGCTCTGCGGTATAGAGTGTCAAACAGGCCTACCGCCCTTAAACCCGAGCGACCAAGAGCGGATTCTGGGATACGAGACGATGTACGACAACGGCACGTGCACGCGCACCGATGTCAGACTGCGGGGTTTGAACACGACAGGACCGGCTCCCTACGTTTCGTTACCGACTCGCAGGAAGCGTCAGGTTTACGGCGCGGACGGTCGCTTCGTGATCTCCGACTGGCAGTTCATCACCAGCTACCCTTTCGCCACTGCCGTGCGCCTGTCCACGGGCTGCTCCGGGGTCCTGGTCTCGCCCAAACACGTGCTGACGGCGGCTAACTGCGTCCATGACGGTCGCTACTACCTGGAGAACGTCAAAGGCCTAAAAGTAGGAGTGCTACaactcaaaaacaaaagagggaggaggaggaggcggaggttGCAGAGGGCTGCaaggaaaataaaacagcaaaaaggAGAGCCTTTGGAGGATGGAGAGAAGAATAGAATTGATGGAGAACTAGCAAGAGACGGGAAGACGTGGGGGGTGGGAGTTAGACGCCCGAGGAGGCAGCCTGGCTTTCGCTGGATACGAGTCAAACAAACGCGCATCCCTCAAGGCTGGATCCGCTCCGAGAACTCCACCGCCTCCCTGGCCGCAGACTACGACTACGCCCTCCTGGAACTCAGACGagccgtcaaactgaagaagttCATGGAGATCGGCGTGGCGCCCCGCACCTTCCACCCGCCGCGGATCCATTTCTCAGGCTACGACCACGACAAAAGCTTGCTGGCTACCCTCGGGGGAGAGAAGGTGGTCTACCGCTTTTGCTCGGTGGAGAAGGAGTCTGACGATTTGATGTACCAGCGTTGCGATGCTCGGCCGGGAGCCACCGGGGCGGGGGTTTACGTCCGTCTGAGACGGGAGGACGGACGGGAGGGCGGGAAAGGGAAGTGGCAGCGGCGAGTGATCGCGGTGTTCTCGGGTCATCGGTGGGTGGAAGTCGGGGACGGTGAGCAGAGAGAATTTAACGTGGCGGTGAGGATCACTCCTGCCAAATATGCGCAAATGTGCCACTGGATCCATGGAGACGCCAGTCACTGCAAGACTCTTTGA